The DNA segment GAACACCGACCAGCCGCGCTTGGTACGGTGGTAGGAGACCAGGAGGACCTCGAAAATGACCGGGCTGATGACCGCGGCGGCCACCACGATTTCCTGCACGTTCCAGGGGTAGGCGTCGAAAATCCAGATGGAGAGGAAGATGCTGACCACGAAACCCAGCGGAAGGCTGCCGCCGTCGCCCAGGTAGATGGTGGCCGGCGGGCGGTTGAAGGCCAAAACCCCCCCCATGAGGCCGGCCAGGATCAAGGGCGCCACCGCGATGGCCTCCAGGGTCCCCGAGGCGGAGGGTGACTGGTACATCACGAAGAGGGCCAGGCAGATAAAAAAGCTCACCCCCGAGGCCAGGCCGTCCAGCACGTCTATCTGGTTGAAGCCGTTACCCAGGATGACGATGCCGACCACGCCCAGGATGATGAGCGCCAGGTCCATGCGCAGGCCGAGCACGTGGACGAAGAGGGGATAGAAGATGGCGATGAGCGCCACCTCGAGCAGGAACTTCACCATCACCCTCACCGGGCGGAGGTCGTCGAAGGTGCCCAGGAAGGTCAGCGTCCCGGCCACCGCCGCCAACAGGACCACCCACCAGGGCGCGTCGAAAAAGGCGAAGAGGAGGACGAGGAAGGGGATGAAGACGCCGATACCCCCGAGGTAGGGTACCGGATGGGTGTGGGTCTCGACGATGGGGTTGGGCTCGTTGTGGATTTTCCAGCGCCGGGCGACCACCCGCGCGGCGAAGACGCACAGAAGCCCGGCGGCGA comes from the bacterium genome and includes:
- a CDS encoding MraY family glycosyltransferase, producing the protein MSPTLHPAVTFAVSFAAGLLCVFAARVVARRWKIHNEPNPIVETHTHPVPYLGGIGVFIPFLVLLFAFFDAPWWVVLLAAVAGTLTFLGTFDDLRPVRVMVKFLLEVALIAIFYPLFVHVLGLRMDLALIILGVVGIVILGNGFNQIDVLDGLASGVSFFICLALFVMYQSPSASGTLEAIAVAPLILAGLMGGVLAFNRPPATIYLGDGGSLPLGFVVSIFLSIWIFDAYPWNVQEIVVAAAVISPVIFEVLLVSYHRTKRGWSVFQGSPDHFALRLVRAGWSVPRVLLTALSVCAVLAASVGLLWLPALYSWIFAGILLVFYGVAFWRLSKIQVPAITK